The proteins below are encoded in one region of Limnochorda pilosa:
- a CDS encoding Zn-dependent alcohol dehydrogenase, producing the protein MKAAVLFDVGEPLRVEEVSLQGPGPGEVRVRLAAAGICHSDLHVINGDLPVPAPVVLGHEGAGVVEEVGPGVTTVRPGQAVVLSWIPACGRCHFCRIGRPELCDAAFELQLSGTLYDGTTRLGLGGEPIHHFLATSCFAEAAVVPEAGVIPVPEGVPLDRAALVGCAVTTGYGAVVHTARVEPGSSVAVLGCGGVGLNVIQTAALAGAHPIIALDVVPSKLALARRFGATETVDLRETDDRITPVLDLTSGLGVDYAFEVVGRPETIEAAYGMARKAGTVVVVGVAAPHEEISINAFSLPSQSKVLTGSWYGRSVPSVDIPRILELYRAGRLNLDDLVSQVRPLDEVNQALDDLRSGQVARTVLRLA; encoded by the coding sequence GTGAAGGCAGCAGTGCTCTTCGACGTGGGCGAGCCCCTGCGGGTGGAGGAGGTCTCCCTGCAGGGGCCGGGACCCGGGGAGGTGCGGGTGCGGCTCGCGGCCGCGGGCATCTGCCACAGCGACCTCCACGTGATCAACGGCGACCTGCCCGTGCCCGCGCCCGTGGTGCTGGGGCACGAGGGGGCGGGCGTGGTAGAGGAGGTGGGCCCCGGGGTGACGACCGTCCGGCCCGGCCAGGCGGTGGTGCTCTCGTGGATCCCGGCGTGCGGCCGCTGCCACTTCTGCCGGATCGGGCGGCCCGAGCTCTGCGACGCGGCCTTCGAGCTCCAGCTCTCGGGCACCCTCTACGACGGCACGACCCGCCTGGGGCTGGGGGGCGAGCCGATCCACCACTTCCTGGCCACCTCCTGCTTCGCGGAGGCGGCGGTGGTGCCCGAGGCGGGGGTGATCCCCGTCCCCGAGGGCGTTCCCCTGGACCGGGCCGCCCTGGTGGGCTGCGCGGTCACCACGGGGTACGGCGCCGTGGTGCACACGGCCCGCGTCGAGCCGGGATCGAGCGTGGCGGTGCTGGGCTGCGGGGGCGTGGGGCTCAACGTGATCCAGACCGCGGCCCTGGCCGGGGCCCATCCCATCATCGCCCTGGACGTGGTGCCGTCCAAGCTGGCGCTGGCCCGGCGCTTCGGCGCCACCGAGACCGTGGACCTGAGGGAGACCGACGACCGGATCACCCCCGTGCTGGACCTCACCTCGGGGCTGGGCGTCGACTACGCCTTCGAGGTGGTGGGCCGGCCCGAAACCATCGAGGCCGCCTACGGCATGGCCCGCAAAGCGGGGACCGTGGTGGTGGTGGGTGTGGCCGCCCCCCACGAGGAGATCTCGATCAACGCGTTCTCCCTCCCCTCCCAGAGCAAGGTGCTCACGGGGAGCTGGTACGGGCGCTCCGTGCCGAGCGTCGACATTCCCCGGATCCTCGAGCTCTACCGGGCGGGGCGGCTCAACCTCGACGACCTGGTCTCGCAGGTGCGGCCGCTGGACGAGGTGAACCAGGCCTTGGACGA